Proteins co-encoded in one Actinomadura luteofluorescens genomic window:
- a CDS encoding NADH-quinone oxidoreductase subunit A, with protein MPPFAAVLSVLGLVAALVAGVYAVSAAVAPRGFESGPFLSGARPAEHAVSRYHVRWYTVSMVFLAFDMEMVFMFPWALVVASIGVKAVVEMFTFLALLLVGVLYAWREGVFRWV; from the coding sequence ATGCCGCCGTTCGCCGCCGTCCTGTCGGTCCTCGGGCTGGTGGCCGCCCTGGTCGCCGGGGTCTACGCGGTGTCGGCGGCGGTGGCGCCGCGCGGGTTCGAGAGCGGGCCGTTCCTGTCGGGGGCGCGCCCGGCCGAGCACGCGGTGTCGCGGTACCACGTGCGCTGGTACACGGTGTCGATGGTCTTCCTGGCCTTCGACATGGAGATGGTCTTCATGTTCCCGTGGGCCCTCGTCGTCGCGTCGATCGGCGTCAAGGCGGTCGTGGAGATGTTCACCTTCCTGGCGTTGCTGCTGGTCGGCGTCCTCTACGCGTGGCGGGAGGGGGTGTTCCGGTGGGTCTGA
- a CDS encoding TetR/AcrR family transcriptional regulator, with product MGVNDSASGRGRRRYDSPLRDQRARQTRQAIVAAANRLFVEGGYAATSLADIAKEAEVARPTAFAAFGSKAALLREVVDQALAGDDEPVPVAERPWFRPVLEGRTPQAVVNAYAEVCRLIGGRAAEIFEVVRRAADEGPETADLWETMQRNRRAGAAMVIDRIESLGPASHDLDLGHERAVDIVWMFNDPSHYRALVRTRGWSDQAYTAWLADQMRHALGLGTPGRSEPSAKTI from the coding sequence AGGCGCCGGTACGACTCGCCGCTGCGCGACCAGCGGGCCCGGCAGACCCGGCAGGCGATCGTCGCGGCGGCGAACCGGCTCTTCGTGGAGGGCGGTTACGCGGCCACGTCCCTCGCCGACATCGCCAAGGAGGCCGAGGTGGCGCGGCCGACGGCCTTCGCCGCCTTCGGCTCCAAGGCCGCGTTGCTGCGCGAGGTGGTGGACCAGGCCCTGGCGGGCGACGACGAGCCCGTACCGGTCGCCGAGCGCCCCTGGTTCCGCCCGGTGCTGGAGGGCAGGACGCCGCAGGCGGTCGTGAACGCCTACGCCGAGGTCTGCCGCCTCATCGGCGGGCGCGCCGCGGAGATCTTCGAGGTCGTCCGCCGCGCGGCGGACGAGGGGCCCGAGACGGCCGACCTGTGGGAGACGATGCAGCGCAACCGCCGCGCCGGCGCCGCCATGGTGATCGATCGCATCGAGTCGCTCGGCCCCGCGTCACACGACCTCGACCTCGGCCACGAGCGCGCCGTGGACATCGTGTGGATGTTCAACGACCCCTCGCACTATCGGGCCCTGGTCCGGACGCGCGGCTGGAGCGACCAGGCCTACACCGCCTGGCTGGCCGACCAGATGCGCCATGCTCTGGGCCTCGGCACGCCCGGACGCAGTGAACCGTCCGCGAAGACGATCTAG
- a CDS encoding helix-turn-helix transcriptional regulator: MQRHVDEVPPGASLAEKVEWLIQNLWPADADPPRNNVETAAAIAHATGEDISSTTVWKLRTGRQENPQLKTLTALATFFGVPIGYFGFAGESGPIGEDLTLKALRRDVEQGIIRPEVLRALVDLSPEARWVVDEMILAAAEADRVRHA, from the coding sequence ATGCAGCGTCATGTGGACGAGGTGCCGCCGGGAGCGTCGCTCGCCGAGAAGGTCGAGTGGCTCATCCAGAATCTCTGGCCGGCGGACGCGGACCCGCCGCGCAACAACGTGGAGACGGCCGCCGCCATCGCGCATGCCACCGGTGAGGACATCTCGTCCACCACCGTGTGGAAGCTGCGCACCGGGCGGCAGGAGAACCCGCAGCTGAAGACCCTGACGGCGCTCGCCACGTTCTTCGGCGTGCCGATCGGCTACTTCGGCTTCGCCGGGGAGTCCGGGCCCATCGGCGAGGACCTCACGCTGAAGGCCCTGCGCCGGGACGTCGAGCAGGGCATCATCCGGCCCGAGGTGCTGCGCGCCCTGGTCGACCTGTCCCCGGAGGCGCGCTGGGTCGTGGACGAGATGATCCTCGCCGCCGCCGAGGCCGACCGCGTGCGCCACGCCTGA